A stretch of the bacterium genome encodes the following:
- a CDS encoding N(4)-(beta-N-acetylglucosaminyl)-L-asparaginase, giving the protein MTTRREFLIGTGAGLAAVGAVQALGAGKALAQAGGGASSRMPLIDHVVPPREGAGRKPLVVSTWRHGLAANAAAWPVLAGGGRALDAVETGVRISEADPEVMSVGYGGRPDREGHVTLDACVMDERGEAGAVAFLQGFMHPVSVARKVMELTPHVMLVGEGARRFALAQGFTDQDLLTDKARAEWQEWLKKAEYSPWTPPTDPKSTSSARTIKPGDNHDTISMLAIDAAGNLSGACTTSGLAYKMHGRVGDSPIIGASLFVDNEVGAACATGVGEEVMKTLGTFLIVELMRGGATPQQACEEGIARIRHRHRNDDLSKVQVGYLAIDRHGNVGAYDVQPWFQYAITDEAEGARLVDAESFLKKG; this is encoded by the coding sequence ATGACCACGAGGCGCGAGTTCCTGATCGGCACGGGCGCGGGGCTGGCGGCAGTCGGGGCCGTGCAGGCCCTGGGAGCAGGCAAGGCACTGGCGCAGGCGGGAGGCGGCGCTTCGTCGCGCATGCCGTTGATCGACCACGTGGTGCCCCCGCGCGAGGGCGCCGGGCGCAAGCCGCTGGTGGTCAGCACCTGGCGGCACGGCCTGGCCGCCAACGCCGCCGCCTGGCCGGTGCTGGCCGGCGGCGGCCGCGCGCTGGACGCGGTCGAGACGGGCGTGCGCATCTCCGAAGCCGACCCCGAGGTGATGAGCGTGGGCTACGGCGGTCGCCCCGACCGCGAGGGTCACGTCACGCTCGACGCCTGCGTCATGGACGAACGCGGCGAAGCGGGCGCCGTCGCCTTCCTGCAGGGCTTCATGCACCCGGTCAGCGTGGCGCGCAAGGTGATGGAACTGACGCCGCACGTGATGCTCGTGGGCGAGGGCGCGCGCCGCTTCGCCCTGGCCCAGGGCTTCACCGATCAGGACCTGCTGACGGACAAGGCTCGCGCCGAGTGGCAGGAGTGGCTGAAAAAGGCCGAGTACAGCCCGTGGACGCCGCCCACCGACCCGAAGAGCACCAGCAGCGCGCGCACGATCAAGCCCGGCGACAACCACGACACCATCAGCATGCTGGCCATCGACGCGGCGGGCAACCTGTCGGGCGCCTGCACGACGAGCGGCCTCGCGTACAAGATGCACGGCCGGGTCGGCGACTCGCCGATCATCGGCGCCTCGCTGTTCGTCGACAACGAGGTGGGCGCCGCGTGTGCGACAGGTGTGGGCGAGGAAGTGATGAAGACGCTCGGCACCTTCCTGATCGTGGAACTGATGCGCGGCGGCGCCACGCCGCAGCAGGCGTGCGAGGAAGGCATCGCGCGCATCCGCCACCGCCACCGCAACGACGACCTGTCGAAGGTGCAGGTGGGCTACCTGGCCATCGACCGCCACGGCAACGTGGGCGCGTATGATGTGCAGCCGTGGTTCCAGTACGCGATCACCGACGAGGCCGAGGGTGCGCGGCTGGTGGATGCGGAGAGCTTCCTGAAGAAGGGCTAG
- a CDS encoding recombinase A: protein MAIAAHDPASLSLSSGLDHPVDGNLALDVLAQANVLAHPALRRLGETLEPVPAGRPAWSRAELAGRLCELSAGQDGALLSTAVSLVVDAQRDGEPVAWISATRAIFFPPDAATCGVDLATLVVVQAKDALLAGRAADVLLRSGAFGLVVLDLGTSAAMPTPLQGRLVQLALKHDAAVVCLTDKQPGESSLGSLVSLRGQAARRRSRDGRRFTCEITTLKDKRRGPGWTWREVRHGPEGLS, encoded by the coding sequence ATGGCTATCGCAGCCCATGATCCAGCATCGTTGTCCCTGTCGTCGGGTCTGGATCATCCGGTCGACGGCAATCTGGCCCTGGACGTTCTGGCCCAAGCGAACGTGCTGGCCCATCCGGCGCTGCGCCGCCTGGGCGAGACGCTCGAGCCAGTGCCTGCCGGGCGACCCGCCTGGTCGCGCGCCGAGCTGGCGGGTCGCCTGTGCGAGCTGAGCGCCGGGCAGGACGGCGCGCTGCTCTCCACGGCTGTCAGTCTGGTGGTCGACGCGCAGCGCGACGGCGAGCCGGTGGCGTGGATCAGCGCCACGCGGGCGATCTTCTTCCCGCCGGATGCGGCGACCTGCGGCGTCGACCTCGCGACGCTGGTCGTCGTGCAGGCGAAGGACGCGTTGCTGGCCGGCCGCGCTGCCGATGTGCTCCTGCGTTCGGGGGCGTTCGGGCTGGTGGTACTCGATCTGGGGACGAGTGCCGCCATGCCCACGCCCCTGCAGGGGCGCCTCGTGCAGCTGGCGCTCAAGCACGACGCGGCGGTGGTCTGCCTGACGGACAAGCAGCCCGGCGAGTCGTCGCTCGGCTCGCTCGTTTCGCTGCGCGGGCAGGCCGCGCGCAGGCGCTCGCGCGACGGGCGCCGCTTCACCTGCGAAATCACCACCCTGAAGGACAAGCGCCGCGGACCCGGCTGGACCTGGCGGGAGGTGCGGCATGGTCCGGAGGGCCTTTCCTGA
- a CDS encoding DMT family transporter, protein MNRRRANLLLMTAAAIWGFAFVAQRLGMRHLEPFTFNASRFLLGTLVLLPFLPLSGRRPAGTPMTGRGETLRACGLTGLVLFTAATLQQYGMVHTTAGKAGFITSLYVVFVPILGLFFGQRVSRFAWTGVALAAVGLYMLSATGPLEIAPGDGLVLLCALFWTVHVQLVGAYVQRVPALRLAVGQFAVAAVLSTAAALVFDTFSLEAMRSATVPLLYAGIFSIGIAFTLQVAGQKYARPTDAAIILSFESVWAAVGGGLLLGEVLGARELAGCILILGGIIVAQRGPAPLPAKP, encoded by the coding sequence ATGAACCGACGCCGCGCCAACCTCCTGCTGATGACGGCCGCCGCCATCTGGGGCTTCGCCTTCGTGGCCCAGCGCCTGGGCATGCGCCACCTCGAGCCGTTCACCTTCAATGCGTCGCGCTTCCTGCTCGGCACGCTGGTGTTGCTGCCCTTCCTTCCGTTGTCGGGTCGCCGTCCGGCGGGCACGCCCATGACCGGCCGCGGCGAGACGCTGCGGGCCTGCGGCCTGACCGGGCTGGTCCTCTTTACGGCGGCTACGCTGCAGCAGTACGGCATGGTCCACACCACGGCCGGGAAGGCCGGCTTCATCACCTCGTTGTACGTCGTCTTCGTGCCGATCCTGGGCCTGTTCTTCGGGCAGCGCGTCAGCCGCTTCGCCTGGACGGGAGTCGCGCTGGCCGCCGTGGGCCTGTACATGCTCAGCGCAACGGGACCGCTGGAGATTGCCCCGGGCGACGGGCTCGTGCTGCTCTGCGCCCTGTTCTGGACGGTGCACGTGCAGCTGGTCGGCGCCTATGTGCAGCGTGTACCGGCGCTGCGGCTGGCCGTCGGACAGTTCGCGGTGGCGGCGGTGTTGTCGACGGCGGCGGCGCTGGTCTTCGACACCTTCAGCCTGGAGGCGATGCGGTCCGCCACGGTGCCGCTGCTCTACGCCGGCATCTTCTCGATCGGCATCGCCTTCACGCTGCAGGTAGCCGGCCAGAAGTACGCCCGGCCCACCGATGCCGCGATCATCCTCAGCTTCGAATCGGTCTGGGCCGCCGTCGGCGGCGGCCTGCTGCTCGGCGAGGTGCTCGGCGCCCGCGAGCTCGCCGGCTGCATCCTGATCCTCGGCGGCATTATCGTCGCCCAGCGCGGACCGGCGCCCTTGCCCGCGAAGCCCTAG
- the lexA gene encoding repressor LexA: MPPRSTPKASRPRGTIRAEVLAFVRERLAAGSPPTVREVQQAFGFKAVESARQHLEALVADGRLAKSPGRSRGYRLPADSGPAPGIRMVPRLGRVQAGAPREAIEDPDGWLAVEGLAGDEELFALTVRGESMTGAGILPGDVVIVRRQDTARDGEIVVAQVRDEATVKRLRLREGQIVLQPENPAFAPIVFAPGVFTPETEIRILGKVVEVRRRLA; this comes from the coding sequence ATGCCCCCGCGCAGCACCCCGAAAGCCTCCCGCCCCCGCGGCACCATCCGCGCCGAGGTGCTGGCCTTCGTGCGCGAGCGGCTGGCCGCCGGATCGCCGCCCACGGTGCGCGAGGTGCAGCAGGCGTTCGGGTTCAAGGCCGTGGAGTCGGCGCGGCAGCATCTCGAGGCGCTGGTCGCCGATGGGCGGCTGGCCAAGTCGCCGGGCCGTTCCCGCGGGTATCGCCTGCCCGCGGACAGCGGCCCGGCGCCGGGCATCCGGATGGTGCCGCGGCTGGGCCGCGTGCAGGCCGGCGCGCCGCGCGAGGCCATCGAGGATCCTGACGGCTGGCTCGCGGTCGAGGGCCTGGCCGGCGACGAGGAACTGTTCGCCCTGACCGTGCGGGGCGAGAGCATGACCGGCGCCGGCATCCTGCCGGGCGATGTGGTCATCGTGCGTCGGCAGGACACCGCACGTGACGGCGAGATCGTCGTCGCCCAGGTGCGGGACGAGGCTACGGTGAAGCGGCTGCGGTTGCGCGAAGGGCAGATCGTCCTCCAGCCGGAGAACCCGGCCTTCGCGCCCATTGTGTTCGCACCAGGGGTTTTCACGCCGGAGACGGAGATCCGGATCCTGGGCAAGGTTGTGGAAGTGCGCCGACGGCTGGCCTGA
- a CDS encoding beta-N-acetylhexosaminidase codes for MHLPHAIETLIPAPRSWRPASGHFRPEDLARVRVDTGVRDPSLAAFAADSLVAALGRRLEAAAPLEDGDVDRSPGLRLAADPDLPTECYRLLIAPLGLELRAADRAGFARGLATLFQLCAAHGHEGWPCGTIDDGPAFAWRGLLLDSGRHFQPVKSVLGVIDRLALYRFNVLHWHLTEDQGWRLEVPGLPRLTQVGAWRDEQAGGGRHGGFYTTSDVREVVAYAQARGITVVPEIEMPGHCQAALAAYPELSCTGGPFAVQTQWGIFPDIYCAGREEVFAFLETVLAHVLELFPSVFIHVGGDEAPRDRWHDCPRCQARLAAEGLQDEHQLQSWFIRRMGNWLALRGRRLVGWDEILEGGLAGSLPGAVVQSWRGVEGALAAARAGHDTVVSPTSHCYFDYDPGVLDLARVLAFDPVPPGLTPAEQAHVLGGAANLWTEYVSHEQLDRQLFPRLPAMAEALWSRPAVRDPRAFLDRLRRHGPLFAALDIRPGASSRPLRVDAAWDTVRSRHVLRWNLEGPLAAAVAGEAPAVSCTVQSMWALWTGGPGARPEDLPAADIEWRPVAGHSIEVDYGDQSLTVFTQLLVDGRPCGAPEVVELARHHALGRAVALKPTFDPGDASRLTDGVLGTWRRDDGRWFSCAGADLDATIDLGGPVPVKVVLVRFLQDANARIFAPLVVHFHLSDDGIAWRHAGDGTHTVPDRVQDKVVVPFAVWPKDTARFVRVHAVSGLTCPDWHPEAGQPSWLYADQIVVRDQGGPTEP; via the coding sequence ATGCACCTGCCTCACGCCATCGAGACGCTGATCCCCGCCCCACGCTCCTGGCGGCCGGCGTCGGGTCACTTCCGCCCGGAAGACCTGGCCCGGGTCCGGGTCGACACCGGTGTGCGCGATCCTTCGCTGGCCGCCTTCGCGGCCGACAGCCTGGTCGCGGCCCTCGGGCGCCGGCTCGAGGCGGCCGCCCCCCTCGAAGACGGCGATGTCGACCGTTCACCCGGACTGCGCCTGGCCGCGGACCCCGACCTTCCGACCGAGTGCTACCGACTCCTGATCGCGCCCCTGGGACTGGAGTTGCGGGCGGCGGATCGCGCCGGCTTCGCGCGAGGACTTGCCACGCTCTTCCAGCTCTGCGCCGCCCATGGCCACGAGGGGTGGCCGTGCGGGACCATCGACGACGGCCCCGCCTTCGCCTGGCGCGGACTGCTGCTGGACAGCGGCCGCCACTTCCAGCCGGTGAAGTCCGTGCTCGGCGTCATCGATCGGCTGGCGCTCTACCGCTTCAACGTCCTGCACTGGCACCTGACCGAGGACCAGGGCTGGCGCCTGGAAGTGCCGGGCCTGCCGCGGCTGACGCAGGTGGGCGCCTGGCGCGACGAGCAGGCGGGAGGCGGTCGCCACGGCGGCTTCTACACCACGAGCGACGTGCGCGAAGTCGTGGCCTACGCGCAGGCGCGCGGCATCACCGTGGTGCCCGAGATCGAGATGCCCGGCCACTGCCAGGCCGCCCTCGCCGCCTATCCCGAACTGTCCTGCACGGGCGGTCCCTTCGCGGTGCAGACGCAGTGGGGCATCTTCCCCGACATCTACTGCGCCGGCCGCGAGGAGGTGTTCGCCTTTCTCGAGACCGTGCTCGCCCATGTGCTGGAGCTGTTCCCTTCGGTGTTCATCCACGTGGGCGGCGACGAGGCGCCCCGCGACCGCTGGCACGACTGTCCGCGCTGCCAGGCGCGCCTGGCGGCCGAAGGACTGCAGGACGAGCACCAGTTGCAGAGCTGGTTCATCCGCCGGATGGGCAACTGGCTGGCCCTGCGCGGGCGCCGGCTGGTCGGCTGGGACGAGATCCTCGAGGGCGGCCTGGCCGGTTCCCTGCCCGGTGCGGTGGTTCAGTCGTGGCGCGGCGTCGAGGGCGCCCTGGCCGCCGCGCGCGCGGGTCACGACACCGTCGTCTCACCCACCTCGCACTGCTATTTCGACTACGACCCCGGCGTGCTGGACCTGGCGCGCGTGCTCGCGTTCGACCCCGTGCCGCCGGGCCTGACGCCCGCCGAACAGGCGCACGTGCTGGGCGGCGCCGCCAACCTGTGGACCGAGTACGTTTCGCACGAGCAGCTGGACCGCCAGTTGTTCCCGCGCCTGCCCGCCATGGCCGAGGCGCTGTGGTCACGGCCTGCGGTCCGCGATCCGCGCGCCTTCCTGGATCGCCTGCGCCGGCACGGTCCCTTGTTCGCCGCGCTCGACATCAGGCCCGGCGCCTCGAGTCGCCCGCTGCGGGTCGACGCGGCCTGGGACACCGTGCGCTCGCGGCACGTGCTGCGCTGGAACCTCGAGGGCCCGCTGGCCGCCGCCGTGGCCGGCGAGGCACCCGCGGTGAGCTGCACCGTGCAGTCGATGTGGGCGCTGTGGACGGGCGGGCCCGGCGCGCGGCCCGAGGACCTGCCTGCAGCCGATATCGAATGGCGCCCCGTGGCGGGTCACAGCATCGAGGTCGACTACGGCGACCAGAGCCTGACGGTGTTCACGCAGCTGCTGGTCGACGGCCGGCCATGCGGCGCCCCGGAAGTGGTGGAACTGGCCCGGCACCACGCGCTCGGCCGTGCCGTCGCGTTGAAACCGACCTTCGACCCGGGCGACGCATCTCGCCTGACCGATGGCGTCCTCGGCACCTGGCGTCGCGATGACGGCCGCTGGTTCAGTTGCGCAGGCGCGGACCTCGACGCGACCATCGACCTTGGCGGACCGGTGCCGGTGAAGGTGGTGCTCGTGCGCTTCCTGCAGGACGCCAACGCACGCATCTTCGCGCCGCTGGTGGTCCACTTCCATCTCTCCGACGACGGTATCGCCTGGCGTCACGCCGGCGACGGCACGCACACGGTGCCGGACCGGGTGCAGGACAAGGTCGTGGTCCCGTTCGCGGTCTGGCCAAAGGACACCGCACGCTTCGTGCGCGTGCATGCCGTCAGCGGGCTGACCTGCCCGGACTGGCACCCCGAGGCCGGACAGCCGAGCTGGTTGTACGCCGACCAGATCGTGGTGCGTGACCAGGGCGGGCCCACGGAGCCGTGA
- a CDS encoding carbohydrate-binding family 9-like protein gives MRDGHFGRTPRNLTLLALGGLAVLLSPATGFPFDHPLVPWAPATYVCPRLASAPVIDGVPDEAAWQAAPWSSPFTDIQGPLADPPRHLTRVRLGWDDNHLYVAARLDEPHVWATLRERDAVIYHDNDFEVFIDPDSDNHLYGELEINALGTVWDLLLARPYRDGGPAIDAWDIAGLQSAVAVDGTLNDPRDVDRGWSVELAIPWRVLGAIAGRTCPPEPGDVWRLNFSRVQWRTEVASGAYRKIVDERTGKPLPEDNWVWSPQGLIAMHCPEMWGEVLFDDGGGLGFEASPEHTRIAMATLLMPVYYRQRGFHEANGRFAATLAELGLGEERLPLWPDGPGLAERDIPMIPGFKLTLAGGDDWFRAALATPLGAAVIDHTGRLERLP, from the coding sequence GTGCGCGACGGCCACTTCGGCAGGACCCCGCGGAACCTCACCTTGCTGGCCCTGGGGGGGCTGGCCGTGCTGCTGTCCCCTGCCACCGGCTTCCCCTTCGATCATCCGCTCGTGCCCTGGGCGCCGGCCACTTATGTCTGCCCGCGCCTGGCCTCCGCGCCCGTCATCGACGGAGTCCCCGACGAGGCGGCGTGGCAGGCGGCGCCGTGGTCGTCACCCTTCACCGACATCCAGGGGCCGCTGGCCGACCCGCCCCGTCATCTCACGCGCGTGCGCCTGGGCTGGGACGACAACCACCTCTACGTGGCGGCCCGGCTCGACGAGCCCCATGTCTGGGCCACGCTCCGCGAGCGCGATGCGGTGATCTACCACGACAACGACTTCGAGGTCTTCATCGACCCCGACAGCGACAACCATCTCTACGGTGAACTGGAGATCAACGCGCTGGGCACGGTGTGGGACCTGCTGCTGGCGCGCCCGTACCGCGACGGCGGCCCGGCCATCGACGCCTGGGACATCGCCGGGCTGCAGTCGGCCGTGGCGGTCGACGGTACGCTGAACGACCCGCGCGACGTGGACCGCGGCTGGTCGGTTGAACTGGCGATCCCCTGGCGCGTGCTCGGGGCCATTGCCGGGCGCACCTGCCCGCCCGAACCTGGCGATGTCTGGCGCCTGAACTTCTCGCGTGTGCAGTGGCGGACCGAGGTGGCCTCCGGCGCCTACCGGAAGATCGTCGACGAGCGGACCGGCAAGCCGCTGCCCGAGGACAACTGGGTGTGGTCGCCGCAGGGACTGATCGCCATGCACTGCCCCGAGATGTGGGGCGAGGTGCTGTTCGACGACGGCGGCGGGCTCGGGTTCGAGGCGTCGCCTGAGCACACGCGCATCGCGATGGCCACGCTGTTGATGCCGGTGTACTACCGGCAGCGGGGCTTTCACGAGGCCAACGGGCGATTCGCCGCCACGCTGGCCGAACTGGGACTCGGCGAGGAACGGCTCCCGCTGTGGCCGGACGGCCCGGGCCTCGCCGAGCGGGACATCCCGATGATCCCGGGCTTCAAGCTGACACTTGCCGGCGGTGACGACTGGTTCCGCGCCGCGCTGGCCACGCCGCTGGGCGCCGCCGTCATCGATCACACCGGAAGACTGGAGCGCCTGCCGTGA
- a CDS encoding response regulator, with protein MKRWRATKALPVWLGPALWGLALLSVFAVYLGLAQRSARLTLQREVGLDARIVRESARLHLQTNLDYLEMLAAERAHGALDAVTFQDLGGRFVADHPELICINWVEADFVITDVAPREGNEHIIGLPLILPEPQRASRLAMSERRPVYTRAFDVIQGIRAFEVWVPVFDSDTFLGLLGGVYSYEELLGVAVGQGVRARNLVSVVDDAGVPIVDPVATGVLDRTLEREIELTPSENGARLKLSPYVRGMSDHLMRGLELACLALVVGMVLAMWRLRREVDAHRRTERALGASEAKARGIIDHVGLGVAVVDAEMVVLDTNPRVREWFPIVDPGRQLHCFEWFCEEKRDSACEECPVSRTLRDGVVHAATRTVLRDGVTRSYHQVSSPVLDEEGRVTAAIVIIEDVTERLAAQAQASQNQKMEAIGRLAGGVAHDFNNMLQVILGHAELALDECGPDDAVAGNIREIVGAADRSAGLVAQLLAFARRQVTAPRNLDLNATIDGTISMLQRLIGENIALEWRPGDDVWPVRMDPAQLDQVLANLCVNARDAVGDTGNIVIETGNGAFDEAWCAANPDFKPGDYALLTVSDDGCGMDRETQARLFEPFFTTKSLGRGTGLGLATVYGIVRQNGGFIKVYSEPGRGTTFRICLPRHADEAALPPAEETMAAAATGNEVLLLVEDEPRLLSMAQAMLTRLGYRVVAQGSPEAALAAAAQLEGPIDLLVTDVIMPGMDGRELSRRLCERRPDLRTLFMSGYSGNIIAHHGVLEPGVHFLQKPFTTRDLAAAVRAALD; from the coding sequence GTGAAACGGTGGCGTGCCACCAAGGCCTTGCCGGTCTGGCTGGGTCCCGCCCTCTGGGGCCTGGCCCTTCTCAGCGTCTTCGCCGTGTACCTCGGCCTGGCGCAGAGGTCTGCCCGCCTGACGCTGCAACGCGAAGTCGGGCTCGACGCGCGCATAGTGCGCGAGAGCGCCCGCCTGCACCTGCAGACAAACCTCGATTACCTGGAAATGCTCGCCGCCGAGCGCGCACACGGCGCGCTCGACGCGGTCACGTTCCAGGACCTCGGCGGCCGCTTCGTGGCCGACCATCCCGAACTCATCTGCATCAACTGGGTCGAGGCCGACTTCGTCATCACCGACGTGGCGCCGCGCGAGGGCAACGAGCACATCATCGGCCTGCCCCTGATCCTGCCCGAGCCCCAGCGTGCGTCACGTCTGGCCATGTCCGAGCGCCGGCCGGTGTACACCCGTGCCTTCGACGTCATCCAGGGCATCCGCGCCTTCGAGGTGTGGGTGCCGGTCTTCGACAGCGACACGTTCCTGGGCCTGCTCGGCGGTGTCTATTCCTACGAGGAACTGCTGGGCGTTGCCGTGGGGCAGGGTGTGCGTGCGCGCAACCTGGTGAGTGTGGTCGACGACGCCGGCGTGCCCATCGTCGATCCCGTGGCGACGGGCGTGCTGGACCGGACGCTGGAGCGCGAGATCGAACTGACGCCGTCCGAGAACGGGGCCCGGCTCAAGCTCTCGCCGTATGTTCGCGGCATGTCGGACCACCTCATGCGCGGGCTGGAACTGGCGTGCCTGGCGCTGGTCGTGGGGATGGTCCTGGCGATGTGGCGCCTGCGCCGCGAGGTCGATGCGCACCGCCGCACCGAGAGGGCCCTGGGCGCCAGCGAGGCCAAGGCGCGCGGGATCATCGATCACGTCGGGCTGGGCGTCGCCGTGGTGGACGCGGAAATGGTCGTGCTCGACACCAATCCCCGGGTGCGCGAGTGGTTCCCCATCGTCGATCCCGGCCGGCAACTGCATTGCTTCGAGTGGTTCTGCGAGGAGAAGCGCGACAGCGCCTGCGAAGAATGTCCGGTGTCGCGCACGCTGCGCGACGGGGTCGTGCACGCGGCCACCAGGACGGTCCTGCGCGACGGCGTCACGCGCTCGTACCACCAGGTCTCGTCGCCGGTCCTCGACGAAGAGGGCCGGGTCACCGCTGCCATCGTCATCATCGAGGATGTGACCGAACGCCTGGCTGCGCAGGCGCAGGCCAGCCAGAACCAGAAGATGGAGGCGATCGGCCGGCTGGCCGGCGGCGTGGCGCACGACTTCAACAACATGCTGCAGGTGATCCTCGGCCATGCCGAACTGGCGCTCGACGAATGCGGGCCGGACGATGCCGTGGCCGGGAATATCCGCGAGATCGTCGGCGCCGCCGACCGTTCCGCGGGGCTGGTCGCGCAGCTGCTGGCGTTCGCCCGGCGGCAGGTGACGGCGCCGCGCAACCTGGACCTGAACGCCACCATCGACGGCACCATCTCCATGCTGCAGCGACTGATCGGCGAGAACATCGCGCTGGAGTGGCGGCCGGGCGACGACGTCTGGCCGGTGCGCATGGACCCGGCACAGCTCGACCAGGTGCTGGCCAACCTCTGCGTCAATGCGCGCGATGCCGTCGGCGACACGGGGAACATCGTGATCGAGACGGGCAACGGCGCCTTCGACGAGGCGTGGTGCGCCGCCAACCCCGATTTCAAGCCCGGCGACTATGCGCTGTTGACGGTCAGCGACGACGGCTGCGGCATGGACCGCGAGACGCAGGCGCGCCTGTTCGAGCCGTTCTTCACCACGAAGTCGCTTGGGCGCGGCACCGGGCTGGGCCTGGCCACGGTCTACGGGATCGTTCGCCAGAACGGCGGCTTCATCAAGGTCTACAGCGAGCCGGGCCGGGGCACGACCTTCCGCATCTGCCTGCCCCGCCACGCGGATGAGGCGGCGCTGCCGCCCGCGGAGGAGACGATGGCTGCGGCCGCCACCGGGAACGAGGTGCTGCTGCTGGTCGAGGATGAGCCGCGCCTGCTCAGCATGGCGCAGGCGATGCTGACCAGGCTGGGCTACCGCGTCGTGGCGCAAGGGTCGCCGGAGGCGGCCCTGGCGGCGGCCGCGCAGCTGGAGGGGCCCATCGACCTGCTGGTGACCGACGTGATCATGCCCGGGATGGACGGCCGCGAACTGTCGCGGCGCCTGTGCGAGCGCCGGCCGGACCTGCGGACGCTGTTCATGTCGGGCTATTCGGGGAACATCATCGCCCACCACGGGGTCCTGGAACCGGGCGTCCATTTCCTGCAGAAGCCGTTCACGACCCGCGACCTGGCTGCCGCCGTGCGCGCGGCCCTGGACTAG
- the ytfE gene encoding iron-sulfur cluster repair protein YtfE: protein MTHGTQTTLAELAVTHPDASRIFHRERLDYCCGGKRTLADACQERGLAAAAILTEIESLEHDRTTSVSWAERPLAELVPFIINRYHDELRLELPELIALAEKVEDRHADKTTVPHGLAAHLKQVQAAVLEHLAKEEQILFPIILAGNGALAGAPVQVMLHEHHEHARNLQRTRDLAHDFVPPAEACTTWEALYLRLGILEADLMEHIHLENNVLFPRALNER from the coding sequence ATGACCCACGGAACCCAGACGACCCTCGCCGAACTCGCCGTGACCCATCCCGACGCCTCGCGCATCTTCCACCGCGAGCGCCTTGACTACTGCTGCGGCGGCAAGCGCACGCTGGCCGACGCCTGCCAGGAGCGCGGGCTCGCCGCCGCCGCCATCCTCACCGAGATCGAGAGCCTGGAGCACGATCGCACCACCAGTGTCTCCTGGGCCGAGCGCCCCCTGGCCGAACTGGTGCCGTTCATCATCAATCGCTACCACGATGAACTGCGCCTGGAACTGCCGGAGCTCATCGCGCTGGCGGAGAAGGTCGAGGACCGCCACGCCGATAAGACGACCGTGCCGCACGGGCTGGCCGCGCACCTGAAGCAGGTGCAGGCCGCCGTGCTGGAGCACCTGGCCAAGGAGGAGCAGATCCTCTTTCCGATCATCCTCGCCGGGAACGGAGCTCTGGCCGGCGCTCCCGTGCAGGTGATGCTGCACGAGCACCATGAGCACGCCCGCAATCTCCAGCGCACGCGCGACCTGGCCCACGACTTCGTGCCCCCGGCAGAGGCGTGCACGACCTGGGAGGCGCTCTACCTGCGGCTGGGGATCCTCGAGGCCGATCTCATGGAGCACATCCACCTGGAGAACAACGTCCTGTTCCCGCGTGCGCTGAACGAACGCTGA